A single Cucumis melo cultivar AY chromosome 4, USDA_Cmelo_AY_1.0, whole genome shotgun sequence DNA region contains:
- the LOC103503647 gene encoding UDP-glycosyltransferase 91C1: MSNGDVLHVVLFPWLAFGHLIPFARLAICLAQKGFKVSFISTPRNLRRIPKISPHLSSVVSLVGVSLPLVDGLPVAAEASSDVPYNKQQLLKKAFDSLESQLADLLRDLNPDWIIYDYASHWISPLAAELRISSVFFSLFTAGFLAFLGPPSELSNGRGSRSTVEDFMEVPEWMSHGSNLRFRYHELKTSLDGAIGNESGTSDSVRFGVSIEESVAVAVRSSPELEPESFDLLTKLYQKPVIPIGFLPPLTEDVKELSEDIEQWLKKQKTNSVLYVSFGTEAFLSQEDVTELAYGLDQSEIPFLWILRTSHRNESEMLPAGFKERISGRGLVHEGWISQVKVLSHDSVGGCLTHCGWNSIIEGLGYGRVMIMCPVVNDQGLNARILEKEMVGIEIERNERDGSFTRESVSESVRSAMAEGSGGGKLLRERAMEMKGLFGNGDKNERDLDKLVDFLKTNRKNAA; the protein is encoded by the coding sequence ATGTCAAACGGCGACGTCTTGCACGTAGTGCTATTTCCATGGCTGGCCTTCGGCCATCTCATTCCCTTTGCTCGACTCGCCATTTGCTTGGCCCAAAAGGGCTTCAAAGTTTCCTTCATATCAACCCCAAGAAACCTCAGGAGAATCCCCAAAATATCCCCACATCTCTCCTCCGTCGTCAGCCTCGTCGGCGTTTCTCTGCCTCTTGTTGACGGTCTTCCGGTCGCCGCCGAAGCTTCCTCCGACGTACCGTACAACAAGCAACAGCTACTGAAGAAGGCCTTCGACTCTTTGGAATCGCAATTGGCCGATTTGCTTCGTGATTTAAATCCCGATTGGATTATTTATGATTACGCCTCTCATTGGATTTCGCCTCTCGCGGCGGAGCTGCGTATTTCGTCTGTTTTCTTCAGTCTCTTCACCGCCGGTTTCCTTGCCTTCCTCGGCCCGCCGTCGGAGCTTTCCAATGGCAGAGGTTCTCGGTCAACGGTGGAGGATTTTATGGAGGTTCCTGAGTGGATGTCCCATGGATCGAACCTCCGTTTTCGGTACCATGAGTTAAAAACATCCTTAGATGGAGCAATCGGCAATGAATCGGGAACGTCCGATTCGGTCCGCTTTGGAGTTTCGATCGAAGAGAGTGTTGCTGTGGCCGTAAGAAGCTCTCCGGAACTTGAGCCGGAATCGTTCGACTTGCTGACAAAGCTCTACCAGAAACCAGTCATTCCGATTGGATTTCTACCTCCGTTAACGGAAGACGTGAAGGAGTTGAGCGAAGATATCGAGCAATGGTTGAAGAAACAGAAAACGAATTCAGTCCTGTACGTTTCATTCGGAACTGAGGCGTTTCTAAGTCAAGAAGACGTCACCGAATTAGCCTACGGGCTAGATCAATCTGAGATTCCATTTTTGTGGATTTTAAGAACTTCACATCGGAACGAGTCAGAAATGTTACCCGCCGGATTCAAAGAGCGAATTTCAGGTCGAGGATTGGTTCACGAGGGATGGATCTCGCAGGTGAAGGTACTGAGTCACGACTCGGTTGGCGGTTGTTTGACTCACTGCGGATGGAACTCGATCATCGAAGGACTCGGATATGGACGAGTCATGATTATGTGTCCTGTTGTGAACGATCAAGGATTGAACGCAAGGATATTGGAGAAGGAAATGGTCGGGATTGAGATTGAGAGGAATGAGAGAGATGGATCATTCACACGTGAATCGGTTTCAGAATCGGTGAGGTCGGCCATGGCGGAAGGATCAGGTGGAGGGAAGTTGTTGAGAGAGAGGGCAATGGAAATGAAAGGGTTGTTTGGAAACGGAGATAAGAATGAACGTGACCTGGATAAGCTTGTGGACTTTCTCAAGACAAATAGGAAGAACGCAGCCTAG